The genomic interval GCACTGGCTGGGGTCACGGCTCACCACCCTGCCTTTGCCCTGTCTCTCTTAGGGCGCTGTGGACGAAGCCGGCGCCGAAGGGAACAGCCTTAACCGTGGGGCTGAACTCGGTTAAAATCCACTGCCAGAATGAAGCCGTCTACCAGTACCACGTTACCTTCAGGTATCGGCATGGGCATGGGGGGCCGggctccccccgcagcccctctgAAGGGTGGGTGCCTCCGGGGCAGAGCCCTCCgtgtctctccctccctccctccgtcccagTAGCCACTAGATGGAGCGGCCGGCGCAGCCATGGTGCCTgcgggcagagctgctgcagggcagcaaaGCAAATGAGCTctagcttttttccccttggggGGTTTTTGGTGTCCTGTGTGGGGTCTCATTGGGGGGTAGAGGAGGGTTAAAAGACCAAGGACTTGCCAGCGGTGGCAGGCGATGCATTCCCATCTGCGGCAGCCCCGAGGTGGAGTGCAGGAGCACACGCTTTGCCATGCTGAAGGAGCACCAGGCAGTGACGGGGAACGTGACCGCGTTCGATGGCTCCATCCTCTACCTGCCCATCTTGCTCCCCCAGGTAAGGGGTGACACGATCTGCACCAAGGTGAGGTTGTTCTAGCCGATTTGGGGGCACGGGGATGCCGTCCCCCTAGATCTCCAGCCCATGTGCTGGGTAGGAAAgcatccctcctgccctggctAACGTGCCTTCTCGCCCCACAGGTGGTCAGTCTGAAGGCTCAGAGGAGGAGCGACAGGGAGGAGATCACCATCACCATCCAGATAACCAAAGTGCTTGAGCCTAGCTCGGATCTCTGCATCCCTTTTTACAACGTGGTTTTCCGGAGGTGAGGGATGGCAGAGACCCTCCCCAAGCTCCAAGGAGgagaccctcctcctcctcctcctcctccctcggATCCTGGGCCcatcctgcttttatttttctttgctaggGTGATGAGAATCTTAGATATGAAGCTTGTTGGGAGAAATTTCTTTGAACCTGACCAAGCCACCGTATTACAGCATTACAGGTGGGTGCTGGACATGGTTTCCTACTGCCACTGCCCAGGGCCCTGAGTGTGAGACAGGGATGTCCCTGTCCCCCTAGTAGTAGTGCAAGGCTGGAAATCCAGAAGTCTTTGCCAGGTCAGCTCTCTTGGCCAGCTCTGGTTAGCCTGACCTCAGAATGCCTGTTTTCTGCAGTGCAATTCAGGGGTTATTAGCTGAAAGCTGGCAGCCAGCTGGGAAATAAATCCCCGTGTGTTTTGAGTGCTTCTTGGTGAGCAGGACGGCTGTCCGGCTTCTCGGCAGCACCATGCAGGCGGCTCTGGTTTTAACCCAGGTGCCGTTGGGCATCTTCCCCTCTGGGCACAGGCTGCAGATTTGGCCGGGATACTGTGTCAGCATCCGGAAGAAGGATGGCGGCCTCTTCCTCTTGATCGACGCCATCCACAAAGTCATCCGCAGTGATTCCGTCCTGAATGTCAtgtaagagaagggaaaaaacacagaagagccCTGTGGGGCTTTAGGGGTGAGGGTGGTTTTCCAGCAGCCGTGTGCCTGGGGCTGGCTCTCAGCAAGGGCAGTGCCAGCTGCAATCGCCGAACCGCGGGCCACCGGTGCTGTTTGgcaaaaggcattttatttttgggGTAGCACGGGCAGGGAGCATCACCGTGAgcctctcctccttctctcctcacCACAGGCACGCCATCTACAAACAAAGTGTCAGCAGCTTCCAGGACGAGTGCACCAAGCAGCTGGTGGGCAACGTGGTCATCACTCGCTACAACAACCGCACCTACCGCATCGATGACATTGACTGGAACAAGACCCCAAGGGACAGTTTCACTCTGGCCAGCGGCGAGGAGATCACCTTTGTGGACTACTACAGGTAGGGGCCCGCTGGAGCATCCCTTAGGATGAGTGTCTGTCGGTGAGGAAGTGTTTGATGCCTGGCTCTGACCCAACGTGGATGGGCAGGAACAGGAACATCTCACCTGATGccatttccctgctgtttttcCAGCAAAGCCTACGGGATCACCATCAGCGAGCTGGACCAGCCACTGCTCATCCACAGGCCCAAGGAAAAACGGACGCCGGAGAGGAAGGTGAGCCAGGCATGGAGACCTGGGGAGGAAAAATTGGAGACCTACAGTCTTTTCTCAGCTCTTCCAGCTCCTGTCCTGCCCGTTGCTGGGAGGGCAGGGGCTTGCAGCCCCCTCGGGGTGCTGACGGTGCAtgtcctcctccctgcagcatctGCTGGACGTGATACTGCTTGTGCCAGAGCTCACCTTCATGACCGGGGTCCCCGAGATAAGGAAGGACAGTCGAATGGTGAAGGTCAGAGCATGTTTGCATGGTCTGAAGCATAGTTTGATGGTCTCTGCTCACCTGAGCTGGCGTTGCCCGGTTTGGAGAGCTAAGCCCCGTCCAGCCACTGACGGGGGGAGCTCAAAGCCCCCCATCACGCCCGGGGTTTCCCCAACCCACCTCCTCCCGTGCCCGCCTGCTGCAGGACGTGATGCGGGAGATGCTGCAGAGTCCCAGCCAGCACTACACGCGGCTCACCAACCTCCTGCGCAGGATCAAGGACAGCCCAGAGGCCTCACAGGAGCTGATGCGCTGGGGGCTCACCCTGGATCCGGATATTCACAGGGTAggggctgcagggtgctgggctcTGAGCTTCCCCCACCCAGGGAATGGAGGCAATGGCTGCACCGGAGCTGCCAGGGATTTTTGCTCTTTTCAGACGCAGGGCCGAGTCCTGCCCGCGGAGAGGATCAACATGCGACACAGCTCCTTTATCCCCACTGAGGACCTGAGCTGGAACAGGGAGGTCACGCGAGAAGCTTCCATCTCGGCGGTGAGCCCACTGCTCGGCCGTTGCAACAACATCCCCTTGTTTGAAAACTGGGATGGGTTTTCTTAGTGCTGGCATCCCATCTGCCCCGCTCCCGTCTGAGCTTGTTCGAGCTAAAACCCTTCCCTTATTTATATTGGCTTTATGCTTCAGCCTGTTTTTCCTAAGGAGGTTAGAGGTACATGGCTGCAGCATCTGCTTTCCCACCTCCTCCTGGAGTGGCTGAAGGCTTTCAGACTGCTGGAATAGGATGTTGTGCACCCTTTAGGTTCCTCTTGGGCCGCTTTCCCTCTCCCAAATTTCCTtctgtgctgcagggctgggagctacATGGTTTGGCAGTTGCAGCCCCAAGGCAAGGGCTGTCCTCGCCTCTCTCCTAGATCGCCATGAACTACTGGCTGCTAGTTTACCCAAAGCGCCTGCAGGACCTGGCGAAGAATTTGGTGGCCACCATGGAGAGCGTCTGCGGCCCCATCGGCATGCGCGTCAGCCGTCCCGCCTTGGTGGAGCTGAAGGATGACCGCATCGAGACCTACGCCAAGACTATCCGAACCGTTTTGGATAGTGAGGTGAGGAGAGGGGCTCAGAGGGATAGCGCAGGTTAGCACAAAGTTCGTGTGTCTGCTGGGGAGAGCTGTGCAGCGGGTGGGTCTTCTCGGATCCCTGTGCGTCTAATACTTGTGCATCGCcctcccctgctctgcttccctgcaGGACAAGGTGCAGCTGCTCCTGTGCATAATCTCCAGCAGCCGGGAGGACTTGTACGGGGCCATCAAGAAGCTGTGCTGTGTGCAGTCCCCGGTGCCCTCCCAGGTAGGCGAGGGGCTCAGCAGAAGGAGACCACTGGTGCAGGGAAGCTGTGGGCATCTCCAGCCTCGCTTTTCCCtgttttgccccccccccacaGGTCATCAACGCGCAGACCCTTGCAGGCCAGTTGGGCAAGATGAGGAGCGTGGTCCAGAAAGTGCTGCTGCAGTTGAACTGCAAGCTCGGTGGCGAGCTCTGGGGGGTCGACATCCCCCTGGTAAGGCGGGCAAAACCACTCAGCACATGCGTGTGATGAGTTTGCAAGCTCCGGGGCATAAACTGTTGTGGTCACAGGCTTCCCTCTGGGGATGCAGATGAACCATCTGGATAATTGGGGTCGGTGTCTCCATTTTGTGCGCGCAACATCCCTCACAGCTGAAGGGATCCGGACAGGGCAGCTTGGAGGTGTCCGACTTACCCCTAACTCCcacctgccttttttccccccccagaaaCATCTGATGGTTATCGGCATGGACGTCTACCACGGCCGCAGCAAAGGGATGCGCTCCGTCATCGGCTTCGTGGCCAGCATGAATCAGTACGTGGTGCCTTGGGGGGGAAGGCTTTCCTTCCGCCTTCACCCTGGGGACGCGGGGAGTGTCCCATACCAGCATCGCCACTGCCTCTCCTTTGCTGGGAAAGGGGTGAAGCTGCTGTGCTCAGCAAGGTCTCTGCCAGTGCAGGCAGCGCCGGCCTTTGGCGCGCCCTCGGTACCGTATAGGTGGGAAAGGCACCGTGAGTGCTGAGCTGGGGTCGGTTTTGGTTGCACAACAGCTCACTGGACTTTGGCTGGTGAGGGGGGTGCCTGACGCTCATCCGCCTTCCGTCCCCAGCATCCTCACCAAGTGGTATTCCAGGGTGGTCTTCCAGATGCCCCACCAGGAGATCGCTGACAGCCTGCGGCTCTGCCTGGCTGATGCCCTCCAGCACTTCCACGAGGTGAGGCCAAACCCCCAGCAGGGCACTCTCGAAAACGCCCTCCCGTGGTTTAATGTTTCCTCAAAGCAAgggaaaaacaccccaaacctgTCAGCCCGAGCGCGTGCGAGCAAGCAGACATCCTCGGCAGCCTTTGGACTGGATGCGGCACCCGCAGCCACGCGTGCCCGGGGAGGCTCACCCTTATCTCGGGAACGTGCGAACCTGCCTCAAGGATTAGTTTGCACTGGGAGAAGTGCCACGTTACACCTCTGCTTGtatcagcatcaaactgctgagtCCTGTCCTCTTGTCCCACGTCCCCAGCGTGAGAAAAGCAGTGTGACAGGGCAGGAGCCAGGACCTGCTTTTGGGATTTTCTCATCCTTCTGCGGGTGCTGGAGAAACACCCCTGAAAACTGGAAGTTTGCTGGTCACCAAACACTTGCCTGTGGGCAGGATTAGTGCAAACACTGcttctctctgccctgccagtCCCTCTGAAAcctgttttgaaatgcatttgctGGGGCTGTGTATAGTTAGGGGCTTTCCGCAAAGCTTGAGGGTGATGGGTTGAATTCACAGGCTGCAAGACCACTGAATTGTCAGCCCTGGAGACCTGGTGGGCATTCAGTGCCCAGCTTCTTGCCAGGGCATGCATCTCCCCCTGCCAGCCAGTCCTGTGCACGGTgtcagggggaaaaaacagcGAGCTCTTCCAATTTCTGCTTCCCCAGATGAACCACTGTTTGCCCAAGAAGATAGTCGTGTACAGGGATGGCGTGTCTGACAGCCAGCTCAACA from Accipiter gentilis chromosome 28, bAccGen1.1, whole genome shotgun sequence carries:
- the PIWIL2 gene encoding piwi-like protein 2 isoform X1, whose protein sequence is MEPARSFRLPGPGPAPAPPGRLRGIPNRAQRLPQPGLPEPRPSLVPLSTLLCGLGLGERPCPSLEAGDWPLGRCTAGVAEALARPSLAVKDDEGMAAALPARGRILCRGRGDALPSPPGRDATVPSYGKPCIAAAPTMPSYGKPCMAAAPTVPSYGKPRMAAVPTVHPSGPQPSLPPAPAPGTPSAAGRPALWTKPAPKGTALTVGLNSVKIHCQNEAVYQYHVTFSGGRRCIPICGSPEVECRSTRFAMLKEHQAVTGNVTAFDGSILYLPILLPQVVSLKAQRRSDREEITITIQITKVLEPSSDLCIPFYNVVFRRVMRILDMKLVGRNFFEPDQATVLQHYRLQIWPGYCVSIRKKDGGLFLLIDAIHKVIRSDSVLNVMHAIYKQSVSSFQDECTKQLVGNVVITRYNNRTYRIDDIDWNKTPRDSFTLASGEEITFVDYYSKAYGITISELDQPLLIHRPKEKRTPERKHLLDVILLVPELTFMTGVPEIRKDSRMVKDVMREMLQSPSQHYTRLTNLLRRIKDSPEASQELMRWGLTLDPDIHRTQGRVLPAERINMRHSSFIPTEDLSWNREVTREASISAIAMNYWLLVYPKRLQDLAKNLVATMESVCGPIGMRVSRPALVELKDDRIETYAKTIRTVLDSEDKVQLLLCIISSSREDLYGAIKKLCCVQSPVPSQVINAQTLAGQLGKMRSVVQKVLLQLNCKLGGELWGVDIPLKHLMVIGMDVYHGRSKGMRSVIGFVASMNHILTKWYSRVVFQMPHQEIADSLRLCLADALQHFHEMNHCLPKKIVVYRDGVSDSQLNTVLKYEIPQMQKCFDTFENYHPSMVVMVVQKQISTNFYTLTAEQFTSPPPGTVIDHTVTSLDWQDFFLLAHRSRQGCSIPTRYVCVLNTANLSCEHLQRLTFKLCHLYWNWPGTVRVPAPCKYAHKLAFLSGQVLHREPSAQLCDKLFFL
- the PIWIL2 gene encoding piwi-like protein 2 isoform X2, which encodes MEPARSFRLPGPGPAPAPPGRLRGIPNRAQRLPQPGLPEPRPSLVPLSTLLCGLGLGERPCPSLEAGDWPLGRCTAGVAEALARPSLAVKDDEGMAAALPARGRILCRGRGDALPSPPGRDATVPSYGKPCIAAAPTMPSYGKPCMAAAPTVPSYGKPRMAAVPTVHPSGPQPSLPPAPAPGTPSAAGRPALWTKPAPKGTALTVGLNSVKIHCQNEAVYQYHVTFSPEVECRSTRFAMLKEHQAVTGNVTAFDGSILYLPILLPQVVSLKAQRRSDREEITITIQITKVLEPSSDLCIPFYNVVFRRVMRILDMKLVGRNFFEPDQATVLQHYRLQIWPGYCVSIRKKDGGLFLLIDAIHKVIRSDSVLNVMHAIYKQSVSSFQDECTKQLVGNVVITRYNNRTYRIDDIDWNKTPRDSFTLASGEEITFVDYYSKAYGITISELDQPLLIHRPKEKRTPERKHLLDVILLVPELTFMTGVPEIRKDSRMVKDVMREMLQSPSQHYTRLTNLLRRIKDSPEASQELMRWGLTLDPDIHRTQGRVLPAERINMRHSSFIPTEDLSWNREVTREASISAIAMNYWLLVYPKRLQDLAKNLVATMESVCGPIGMRVSRPALVELKDDRIETYAKTIRTVLDSEDKVQLLLCIISSSREDLYGAIKKLCCVQSPVPSQVINAQTLAGQLGKMRSVVQKVLLQLNCKLGGELWGVDIPLKHLMVIGMDVYHGRSKGMRSVIGFVASMNHILTKWYSRVVFQMPHQEIADSLRLCLADALQHFHEMNHCLPKKIVVYRDGVSDSQLNTVLKYEIPQMQKCFDTFENYHPSMVVMVVQKQISTNFYTLTAEQFTSPPPGTVIDHTVTSLDWQDFFLLAHRSRQGCSIPTRYVCVLNTANLSCEHLQRLTFKLCHLYWNWPGTVRVPAPCKYAHKLAFLSGQVLHREPSAQLCDKLFFL